One Periplaneta americana isolate PAMFEO1 chromosome 8, P.americana_PAMFEO1_priV1, whole genome shotgun sequence genomic region harbors:
- the LOC138705105 gene encoding uncharacterized protein codes for MAATEFEELLISYVQEKEFLYDKTNVQYKNVRIKENAWCTIADILNSDAEIVKKKWDNLRDRFVRALRDSTAIPPSGSGAQQKKNNFSLYNSMLWFAPYIRKRKMTSTVSSLDVTPSTSVEATSEAIHLSDDASTSTESPAPMQESSLGGSFQEEFRPKRANLHIPSLKLLILLRLLWQRGNIQDQVTSIS; via the exons ATGGCAGCTACGGAATTTGAAGAATTATTAATTTCGTATGTGCAAGAGAAAGAATTCTTATATGACAAGACAAATGTTCAATacaaaaatgtaagaataaaagaaAACGCTTGGTGTACAATCGCAGACATCCTGAATAGTGATG CCGAAATTGTTAAGAAGAAGTGGGACAACCTCAGGGACAGATTTGTGAGAGCCTTGAGGGATTCTACAGCTATCCCCCCTTCTGGTTCTGGGGctcaacagaagaaaaataatttctccctttataattctatgttgtggtttgcacCTTACATTAGGAAGAGGAA AATGACTTCAACTGTAAGCTCACTAGATGTCACCCCGAGCACAAGTGTTGAGGCTACATCAGAAGCAATACACCTTTCCGATGATGCCAGTACGAGTACAGAATCACCAGCTCCCATGCAGGAAAGTTCCCTAGGTGGAAGTTTCCAAGAGGAATTTCGCCCTAAGAGAGCCAACCTGCACATACCCTCTCTAAAGTTGTTGATTCTTTTACGTCTTTTGTGGCAACGAGGGAATATTCAGGACCAAGTGACCTCAATTTCATGA